CAAGCTGCTGCGCATCTTCGACCTGCGGGATCCGATCCGCGAGCGTCTAGCACAGGGGATGCCGGTCTACGGATCGTGTGCCGGGATGATCCTGCTGGCTGACTCGATCGTCGGTGGCACCGCCGACCAGGAGACTCTCGGCGGTATGGCGATCACGGTGCGCCGCAACGCTTTCGGTCGACAAGTGGACTCGTTCGAGTGCGACCTGCCAATGCCTGCGCTCGGTGACATCCCGGTGCACGCCGTGTTCATCCGAGCGCCATGGGTCGAAGCCACGGACGACGCCGTGAAGGTTCTCGCCCGGGTCCCGCAGGGTCATGATGCGGCGTCGGGGCGAGCGGTCGCGGTGCGCCAGGGCAACCTGCTCGCCACCTCGTTCCATCCTGAGGTCACCGGTGACCACCGCGTGCACGCCTACTTCGCCGACATGGTCCGGCACACCTGAGGCCGGACGCAGGAATGCCGCGGACGAACGTCCGCGGCATTCCTGAACTGATCGACGATCAGGACAGCGAGATCACTCGGTGGCCTTGATGTCGTCCGGCAGACCGGACGCGTTCGGCGCCTGAGCGGCCGTCCCGGCGTCCGGCTTGATCGCCGCGTCACCCAGGTCGGTGACCATCGGAGACTGCAGACCCTTGCCGATGCCGTTCTGGATCTCGACGACCTCGACACCGGAGATACCGAGGTGGCTGTCGGCCGAGTAACGGAAGGGCAGCTTCTGCGGGCCTTTCCACTTCGCGCCGTTCTGCTCGATCGCCTTGACGATGCCTTCACGGGTCAACTTCTTGCCCGAGGCCTGCAGCGCCGAGACGAACGCGTACGCCTGGGACATGCCGTAGATGCGGTAGTTGGTCAGTTCGCCCTTGCCGCCGGACTCCTTCCAGACCTTCTGCCACAGCTTGACCCACGGGTCGTCGGCCGAGTCGACACCCGGGATGTACTCGGTCGTCATGATGCCGTCGAGAGCCGAGCTGCCGTTCTTCACGCTGCCCTTGGAGAACTTCGCGAGCAACTCCCCGACGAGCTTCGGGTCGGATCCGACATTGGTGTAGAACCACTTCGGCTTGTAGTTCAGCTTCATCGCGGTGAGCTGGCTGAGGGCGGTGTAG
This is a stretch of genomic DNA from Yimella lutea. It encodes these proteins:
- the pdxT gene encoding pyridoxal 5'-phosphate synthase glutaminase subunit PdxT, producing the protein MTAASVPDARQVTVGVLALQGDVREHLHALRTAGVATVAVRRPAELDAVDGLVLPGGESTTIDKLLRIFDLRDPIRERLAQGMPVYGSCAGMILLADSIVGGTADQETLGGMAITVRRNAFGRQVDSFECDLPMPALGDIPVHAVFIRAPWVEATDDAVKVLARVPQGHDAASGRAVAVRQGNLLATSFHPEVTGDHRVHAYFADMVRHT